Proteins co-encoded in one Streptomyces sp. JH34 genomic window:
- a CDS encoding sporulation protein, whose amino-acid sequence MSREQRGPNEKLGTVLALAGISNAGLARRVNDLGAQRGLTLRYDKTSVARWVAKGMVPQGAAPHLIAAAIGAKLGRPVPLHEIGLADADPTPEIGLAFPRDVGEAVRSATDLYRLDLAGRRGGGGIWQSLAGSFAVSAYATPASRWLITPADPSVARDPAAAQAALLGPEGAPGAQIPVQPGPDAAGAADGTLLRVGHSDVSKLREAAQDARRWDSKYGGGDWRSSMVPECLRVDAAPLLLGSYSDEVGRALFGASAELTRLAGWMAFDTGQQEAAQRYYIQALRLARAAADVPLGGYVLASMSLQATYRGFADEGVDLAQAAVERNRGLATARTMSFFRLVEARAHAKAGDAPAAGAALRAAESWLERSRTGDSDPAWLGFYSYDRFAADAAECYRDLKAPRQVRRFTEQALSKPTDEFVRSHGLRLVVSAVAELESGNLDAACAAGTRAVEVAGRISSARTTEYVRDLLHRLEPYGDEPRVAELRERARPLLVSPA is encoded by the coding sequence ATGTCCAGGGAGCAACGCGGGCCGAACGAGAAGCTCGGCACGGTTCTCGCCCTCGCGGGAATCAGCAACGCCGGGCTCGCCCGGCGGGTCAACGACCTCGGTGCGCAGCGTGGTCTGACACTTCGTTACGACAAGACGTCGGTGGCCCGGTGGGTCGCCAAGGGCATGGTGCCGCAGGGCGCGGCGCCCCATCTCATCGCGGCGGCGATAGGGGCCAAACTCGGCCGTCCCGTGCCGCTGCACGAGATCGGGCTCGCCGACGCCGATCCGACCCCCGAGATCGGCCTGGCCTTCCCCCGCGACGTGGGTGAGGCGGTGCGGTCGGCGACGGATCTGTACCGGCTGGACCTCGCGGGCCGCCGGGGCGGCGGCGGGATCTGGCAGTCGCTGGCCGGCTCCTTCGCGGTGAGCGCCTATGCGACCCCCGCGTCCCGGTGGCTCATAACCCCCGCCGATCCGTCGGTGGCACGGGACCCGGCGGCCGCCCAGGCCGCGCTTCTCGGCCCGGAGGGCGCACCCGGGGCGCAGATTCCCGTCCAGCCGGGCCCGGACGCCGCGGGAGCGGCCGACGGCACGCTGCTGCGTGTCGGCCACAGCGACGTGAGCAAGCTTCGCGAGGCCGCTCAGGACGCGCGCAGGTGGGATTCCAAGTACGGCGGTGGCGACTGGCGTTCCTCCATGGTCCCGGAGTGCTTACGGGTCGACGCCGCACCGCTCCTGCTGGGCTCCTACAGCGACGAGGTGGGCAGGGCGCTCTTCGGCGCCTCCGCCGAGCTGACCAGGCTCGCCGGGTGGATGGCCTTCGACACCGGTCAGCAGGAGGCCGCCCAGCGCTACTACATCCAGGCGCTCCGCCTGGCCCGCGCCGCCGCCGACGTACCCCTGGGCGGTTACGTGCTGGCGTCGATGTCCCTGCAGGCGACCTACCGGGGATTCGCCGACGAGGGCGTCGACCTCGCCCAGGCCGCCGTCGAACGCAACCGCGGGCTCGCCACCGCACGGACCATGAGCTTCTTCCGGCTCGTGGAGGCGCGCGCCCACGCCAAGGCCGGCGACGCACCGGCCGCGGGGGCCGCGCTCCGGGCCGCCGAGAGCTGGCTGGAGCGCTCCCGGACCGGAGACTCCGACCCGGCGTGGCTCGGGTTCTACTCGTACGACAGGTTCGCCGCCGACGCCGCCGAGTGCTACCGCGACCTCAAGGCGCCGCGCCAGGTGCGGCGCTTCACCGAGCAGGCCCTGTCGAAACCCACCGACGAGTTCGTCCGTTCCCACGGGCTGCGGCTCGTCGTGTCCGCGGTCGCCGAGCTGGAGTCGGGCAACCTCGACGCGGCCTGCGCCGCGGGGACCCGGGCGGTGGAGGTGGCCGGCCGTATCTCCTCGGCGCGCACCACGGAGTACGTACGCGACCTGCTGCACCGCCTCGAGCCGTACGGGGACGAGCCCCGGGTGGCCGAGCTGCGGGAGCGGGCCCGTCCCCTCCTCGTCTCCCCCGCCTGA
- the lhgO gene encoding L-2-hydroxyglutarate oxidase yields MMTHAAYDCDVLVIGGGIVGLSTAYAITRTAPGTRVTVLEKEWGPARHQTGRNSGVIHSGIYYPPGSLKARYAVRGAAELVEFCAEHGIDHAVTGKLIVATDSAELPRLHSLVQRGRAHGLPVRELGPAQITEYEPRVRGLAAIRVGTTGVCDFTAVAVRFAAEVTASGGQIRYGAEVVAVDRRPWGVAVRSADGQVVRARVLVNCAGLHSDRIALLAGDEPGARIVPFRGEYYELARPELVRGLVYPVPDPAFPFLGVHLTRGVDGSVHVGPNAVPALAREGYGRTVVRPGELAATLAWPGSWRIARRHWRYGAGEMHRSLSKSAFTRAVRRLLPEVTEADLRPSPAGVRAQAVLRDGTLVDDFLIRDAPHTVHVLNAPSPAATASLPIGREVARRALLRARATGWTPPAVESGHCV; encoded by the coding sequence ATGATGACGCACGCGGCGTACGACTGCGACGTGCTGGTGATCGGTGGCGGAATCGTCGGTCTGTCGACCGCGTACGCGATCACGCGCACCGCGCCGGGCACCCGGGTCACGGTGCTGGAGAAGGAGTGGGGCCCGGCCCGGCATCAGACCGGGCGTAACAGCGGGGTGATCCACAGCGGCATCTACTACCCGCCGGGCTCGCTCAAGGCGCGCTACGCGGTGCGGGGCGCCGCCGAGCTGGTGGAGTTCTGCGCGGAGCACGGGATCGACCACGCGGTGACGGGCAAGCTGATCGTCGCGACGGACAGCGCGGAGCTGCCCCGGCTCCACTCCCTGGTGCAGCGCGGCCGGGCGCACGGCCTGCCGGTCCGGGAGCTCGGCCCCGCCCAGATCACGGAGTACGAGCCGCGGGTGCGCGGTCTGGCGGCGATCCGCGTCGGGACGACCGGGGTGTGCGACTTCACCGCGGTGGCCGTCCGCTTCGCCGCCGAGGTGACCGCCTCCGGCGGGCAGATCCGTTACGGCGCGGAGGTCGTCGCCGTCGACCGGCGCCCATGGGGTGTCGCGGTGCGCTCGGCCGACGGCCAGGTGGTCAGGGCTCGTGTGCTGGTCAACTGCGCGGGACTGCACAGCGACCGGATCGCGCTGCTCGCGGGCGACGAGCCGGGGGCCCGCATCGTGCCGTTCCGCGGGGAGTACTACGAGCTGGCCAGGCCCGAGCTGGTGCGCGGCCTCGTCTATCCGGTACCGGACCCCGCGTTCCCCTTCCTCGGCGTGCATCTGACCCGGGGCGTCGACGGCTCGGTCCACGTCGGGCCCAACGCCGTGCCGGCACTGGCCCGCGAGGGATACGGCCGGACGGTCGTCCGCCCGGGCGAGCTGGCCGCCACCCTGGCCTGGCCCGGCTCCTGGCGGATCGCCCGGCGCCACTGGCGGTACGGAGCCGGCGAGATGCACAGATCCCTGTCGAAGAGCGCGTTCACCCGGGCCGTCCGGCGTCTGCTGCCGGAGGTGACGGAGGCCGATCTGCGGCCCTCCCCGGCCGGCGTCAGGGCCCAGGCGGTCCTGCGGGACGGCACCCTGGTGGACGACTTCCTGATCCGGGACGCCCCGCACACCGTGCACGTGCTGAACGCCCCGTCCCCCGCGGCCACCGCGTCCCTGCCCATCGGGAGGGAGGTGGCGCGACGGGCCCTGCTGCGGGCACGCGCGACGGGGTGGACGCCTCCCGCCGTAGAATCGGGTCATTGTGTCTGA
- the trmB gene encoding tRNA (guanosine(46)-N7)-methyltransferase TrmB, which translates to MSEPLNPTPETPGPVPETPGPTPQTAPGAGLDVAPAPSGTDAGTDAATDAEADAAARRAASFERQRRLRQEPRFPGGPAADPAGSHHERRIRSFQPRRSRVTTGQEDALQRLWPKWGLDIDGRSVLDLPTLFDGLPVVLEIGFGMGEATAQMAADDPGTGILAVDVHTPGQGNLLGLAERAGVSNVRVANGDAIILLREMLEPAALDGLRVYFPDPWPKKRHHKRRLIQPEFLDLVARRLKPGAVVHCATDWEPYAEQMLEVLSAHPLFENTQEDGGYAPRPAFRPLTRFEGQGLDKGHVVHDVLFTRR; encoded by the coding sequence GTGTCTGAGCCCCTGAACCCCACCCCAGAGACGCCCGGCCCCGTCCCGGAAACGCCCGGCCCGACGCCGCAGACCGCGCCCGGCGCCGGCCTCGACGTCGCGCCGGCCCCTTCCGGCACGGATGCCGGCACGGATGCCGCCACCGACGCCGAAGCGGACGCGGCGGCGCGCCGTGCCGCCTCCTTCGAGCGCCAGCGGAGACTGCGCCAGGAGCCCCGCTTCCCCGGCGGCCCCGCTGCCGACCCGGCGGGCTCGCACCACGAGCGCCGGATCCGCAGCTTCCAGCCGCGCCGCAGCCGGGTCACCACCGGCCAGGAGGACGCCCTTCAGCGGCTGTGGCCCAAGTGGGGCCTCGACATCGACGGCCGCAGTGTCCTCGACCTCCCCACGCTGTTCGACGGCCTCCCGGTGGTCCTGGAGATCGGTTTCGGCATGGGTGAGGCGACGGCCCAGATGGCGGCCGACGACCCGGGCACCGGAATCCTCGCCGTCGACGTGCACACGCCCGGCCAGGGGAACCTGCTGGGTCTCGCGGAGCGGGCAGGGGTCTCCAACGTCCGCGTCGCCAACGGCGACGCGATCATCCTGCTCCGCGAGATGCTGGAACCGGCCGCCCTGGACGGGCTCCGGGTGTACTTCCCCGACCCGTGGCCCAAGAAGCGGCACCACAAGCGCCGGCTGATCCAGCCGGAGTTCCTCGACCTGGTGGCGCGGCGGCTGAAGCCGGGCGCGGTCGTCCACTGCGCGACGGACTGGGAGCCGTACGCCGAACAGATGCTGGAAGTCCTGTCGGCACACCCCTTGTTCGAGAACACCCAGGAGGACGGGGGCTACGCGCCGCGGCCCGCGTTCCGGCCGCTGACCCGCTTCGAGGGCCAAGGCCTGGACAAGGGGCACGTCGTGCACGACGTGCTGTTCACCCGTCGCTGA
- a CDS encoding PrsW family intramembrane metalloprotease: protein MSEGSVQHQQPAVPVLEGQQLDEFLGAVPERGQWRYRPRRVGMVWRSKAFRAGAVITVLALCGLVILALVRQQTGTEGFLVGLGLAVLPVPLLMAAFRWLDRVEPGPWRNLLFAFAWGACAAALVAIIANSFATRWIATATADPASADTLGATLVAPVVEESAKAVAILLIFLFRRRQFGGIVDGIVVAGFTATGFAFTENILYLGNAFGEDQQLGTTGFASVTAGTFFVRVVMSPFAHPLFTVLSGIGFGIAALGGARHRVRRVVLPLVGLVLAMGTHALWNGSSAFGPYGFYLVYGAFMMPSFGLVTWLAVSSRRRELRTLSTELPVYAAAGWLAPAEPLALASMRARGMARDMARHWNSHTDRARGKAAARAVAEYESFATSLAMLRRRARHDGAGPDFALREQELLHHLWQRREIAGPALSYAAHATGLLRVHRPPVPPPFPRHHPHGGPPPRQLPAPHRHYGGHNPYRDSP from the coding sequence ATGTCCGAGGGGTCCGTGCAGCACCAGCAGCCGGCCGTCCCGGTTCTCGAGGGGCAGCAGCTCGACGAGTTCCTGGGTGCCGTCCCGGAGCGAGGCCAGTGGCGTTACCGGCCCCGCCGCGTCGGCATGGTCTGGCGCAGCAAGGCGTTCCGTGCCGGTGCGGTGATCACGGTGCTCGCGCTCTGCGGTCTGGTGATCCTCGCGCTGGTGCGTCAGCAGACGGGCACCGAGGGATTCCTGGTGGGTCTCGGGCTGGCGGTGCTGCCCGTGCCGCTGCTGATGGCGGCCTTCCGCTGGCTCGACCGGGTGGAGCCGGGCCCGTGGCGGAACCTGCTGTTCGCCTTCGCCTGGGGTGCGTGCGCAGCCGCGCTCGTGGCCATCATCGCCAACTCGTTCGCGACCCGGTGGATAGCCACGGCGACCGCGGATCCGGCGAGCGCCGACACCCTCGGGGCCACGCTCGTCGCCCCGGTCGTCGAGGAGAGCGCGAAGGCCGTCGCGATCCTGCTGATCTTCCTCTTCCGCAGACGGCAGTTCGGCGGAATCGTCGACGGCATCGTGGTCGCCGGCTTCACCGCGACCGGCTTCGCCTTCACCGAGAACATCCTCTACCTGGGCAACGCCTTCGGCGAGGACCAGCAGCTCGGCACCACGGGCTTCGCCTCCGTGACCGCCGGGACGTTCTTCGTACGCGTGGTGATGTCGCCGTTCGCCCACCCCCTGTTCACCGTGCTCTCCGGGATCGGCTTCGGCATCGCCGCGCTCGGCGGCGCGCGTCACCGGGTGCGCCGCGTCGTCCTGCCCCTGGTCGGGCTCGTCCTCGCCATGGGCACGCACGCCCTGTGGAACGGCTCGTCGGCCTTCGGGCCGTACGGGTTCTACCTCGTGTACGGCGCCTTCATGATGCCGTCCTTCGGCCTGGTGACCTGGCTGGCGGTCTCATCGCGCCGGCGGGAGCTGCGCACGCTCTCCACCGAGCTGCCGGTGTACGCGGCGGCCGGCTGGCTGGCCCCCGCCGAGCCGCTCGCCCTGGCCTCGATGCGGGCACGGGGCATGGCGCGTGACATGGCCAGGCACTGGAACAGCCATACGGACCGCGCCCGGGGCAAGGCCGCGGCCCGGGCCGTCGCCGAGTACGAATCGTTCGCGACGTCCCTGGCCATGCTGCGCCGGAGGGCCCGCCACGACGGCGCGGGCCCGGACTTCGCCCTGCGCGAGCAGGAGTTGCTGCACCACCTCTGGCAGCGCCGGGAGATCGCGGGACCGGCCCTGTCGTACGCGGCCCACGCGACGGGCCTGCTACGCGTCCACCGGCCGCCCGTGCCGCCCCCGTTCCCGCGCCACCACCCCCACGGCGGCCCGCCGCCGCGGCAGCTTCCCGCACCGCACCGGCACTACGGGGGCCACAACCCCTACAGGGACAGCCCTTAG
- a CDS encoding aldo/keto reductase — protein sequence MTSLRPLGSSSLQVFPLALGGNVFGWTADEERTFAVLDAYVAAGGNFIDTADSYSAWIPGNEGGESETLIGRWLAARSRRDDVVIATKVGAHPSYKGLSATTIKAAAEASLRRLGTDHIDLYYTHFDDESVPVEEIITALDQLVKAGTVREIAASNISPERLRASLDFSEREGLARYVALQPHYNLVSRDTYEGPLQDTAAAAGLAAVPYFALAAGFLTGKYRPGTAVESARAEGAGKHLETERGRKVLAALDRIAQEHDAEIATVALAWLASRPTVVAPIASARTVEQLPALVAVAGLRLTGPELAELTEASA from the coding sequence ATGACGTCTTTGCGCCCGCTCGGTTCCTCGAGCCTTCAGGTCTTTCCCCTCGCCCTCGGCGGCAACGTCTTCGGCTGGACCGCCGACGAGGAGCGGACGTTCGCCGTCCTCGACGCGTACGTCGCGGCCGGCGGCAACTTCATCGACACCGCCGACTCCTACTCCGCCTGGATCCCGGGCAACGAGGGCGGTGAGTCGGAGACTCTCATCGGCAGGTGGCTGGCGGCCCGCTCCCGCCGCGACGACGTCGTCATCGCCACCAAGGTCGGTGCCCACCCCTCGTACAAGGGGCTCTCGGCCACCACGATCAAGGCGGCGGCCGAGGCGTCGCTGCGCCGGCTCGGAACCGACCACATCGATCTGTACTACACGCACTTCGACGACGAGAGCGTCCCCGTCGAGGAGATCATCACGGCGCTCGACCAGCTGGTGAAGGCAGGGACGGTGCGGGAGATCGCCGCCTCCAACATCAGCCCCGAGCGCCTCCGGGCCTCCCTGGACTTCTCCGAGCGCGAGGGTCTGGCGCGTTATGTCGCGCTGCAGCCGCACTACAACCTGGTCTCGCGCGACACCTACGAGGGCCCCCTCCAGGACACGGCGGCCGCCGCCGGTCTCGCCGCGGTCCCGTACTTCGCGCTCGCCGCCGGATTCCTCACCGGCAAGTACCGGCCGGGGACGGCCGTCGAGAGCGCTCGGGCCGAGGGCGCCGGCAAGCACCTGGAGACCGAGCGCGGCCGCAAGGTGCTCGCGGCGCTCGACAGGATCGCTCAGGAGCACGACGCCGAGATCGCCACGGTCGCCCTCGCCTGGCTCGCCTCCCGGCCCACCGTGGTCGCGCCGATCGCCTCCGCGCGCACGGTGGAACAGCTGCCCGCGCTCGTGGCGGTGGCCGGCCTGCGGCTGACCGGGCCGGAGCTCGCGGAGCTGACCGAGGCCTCCGCCTGA
- a CDS encoding M23 family metallopeptidase produces the protein MASNQPAPEAPSPFRTDSFGDEGRTWEEWNPTEESIRPVRGRHRVAKQRGLARSSTVLGVGVIAAVGAGGMATAQSKPPVSISLPDSIADNLPDAKSLPGVGAFMSGDSDSDHETVAAASPLTTAGITAAEAETGTTDAGEALRARILQQAEQQQAGADAEAKAAEEKAAVEAAAAQAAKQQSVAEAEAAAKKKAAEEAAKKKAEAERLAKLAASYAVPTSSYYISSTFGQAGSMWSSGHHTGLDFAAPTGTPVKAVHSGTVKSAGYSGSYGYRTVLELDDGTEVWYCHQSSMDVTAGQKVTTGQTIGRVGATGNVTGAHLHLEIHTADGAGIDPMAWLRGKGLTI, from the coding sequence GTGGCGTCCAATCAGCCTGCCCCCGAGGCCCCGTCACCCTTCAGGACCGACAGCTTCGGTGATGAGGGCAGGACTTGGGAGGAATGGAACCCCACCGAGGAGTCCATCCGTCCCGTACGCGGCCGGCATCGCGTAGCCAAGCAGCGCGGCCTCGCCCGTAGCTCCACCGTCCTCGGCGTCGGGGTCATCGCGGCCGTCGGCGCGGGTGGCATGGCCACCGCGCAGAGCAAGCCCCCGGTCTCCATCTCTCTTCCCGATTCCATCGCGGACAATCTTCCTGACGCCAAGTCCCTGCCCGGCGTGGGTGCGTTCATGTCCGGCGACTCCGACTCGGACCACGAGACGGTCGCCGCGGCCTCCCCCCTCACCACTGCGGGCATCACCGCAGCCGAGGCGGAGACGGGGACCACCGACGCGGGCGAGGCGCTGCGCGCCCGGATCCTCCAGCAGGCCGAGCAGCAGCAGGCCGGAGCCGACGCCGAGGCCAAGGCCGCGGAGGAGAAGGCCGCGGTCGAGGCGGCCGCGGCCCAGGCGGCGAAGCAGCAGAGCGTGGCCGAGGCCGAGGCAGCCGCCAAGAAGAAGGCGGCCGAAGAGGCGGCGAAGAAGAAGGCGGAGGCCGAGCGCCTCGCCAAGCTCGCAGCCAGCTACGCCGTCCCGACCTCGTCGTACTACATCAGCTCGACCTTCGGTCAGGCCGGTTCGATGTGGTCCTCCGGCCACCACACCGGGCTGGACTTCGCGGCCCCGACCGGGACCCCGGTCAAGGCCGTGCACAGCGGCACGGTGAAGTCGGCCGGCTACTCCGGTTCGTACGGCTACCGCACGGTCCTGGAGCTCGACGACGGCACCGAGGTCTGGTACTGCCACCAGTCCTCGATGGACGTGACCGCGGGCCAGAAGGTCACCACCGGCCAGACGATCGGCCGTGTCGGCGCGACCGGCAACGTGACGGGCGCTCACCTGCACCTGGAGATCCACACCGCGGACGGCGCGGGCATCGACCCGATGGCGTGGCTCCGCGGCAAGGGCCTCACGATCTGA